Proteins encoded by one window of Teretinema zuelzerae:
- a CDS encoding autotransporter outer membrane beta-barrel domain-containing protein, producing the protein MKFISRLSVLTLSASILAVSCGDFVSNIQVKGSPTFYAPLGSTSLEISEYLSIADIREMMGADSPDAELQVYEYPFERALSADDPEDFELEQDNTMRFLVHYPLTSIDLDFGQYLADLNFEDSIAADMPEQSFTVPDITDPDPQTVDFNAQLLAVLNAIPAVPAIPVVLSAGTGELPVELTLPGFDTASFSAGEMVLDFSSAPSNLTLTSVTLQNGTTIKASGTGLPVALSGTTSVSIPLIGTTDLANEVRIVLGLNASAPTTGTLQFSLAFADSTRLDAATGVSLDPVSVEIPNVSIPAINDATFVQAVVGTGSIDLTIGPSSGTGVISGFTRELDLEIAQTGGLSTSLVNDTSANPSVPLAGEIINANSINLSGEITLSATNASFSGLGTTGLVFTVATDVAIDSFATVTLRPGAGFEFVTEVSQPISDDMKQWVSSVAFTEVGLDLTFTNGLPAGNNISLQIASNAFGINETNSIAPSNPPTGVEYSYTNGPYSFIPGNYEDIDFTFTVTPPGYVAATATDPATMTLANLTPGASFSFALDTAELVAEWTSIVIDPQEGFAGSYPEEGGEPLDMSSLTEYLGDGLGFVDIPMYFYLSGLNNLSGTALIASTYLDADGAPQTASHYNGTIEDVPPLAIAADADGLVTSVLPAPSASLTGFAGVLNASPSNLGFEYSIDVNSITLDKADLYEADGVTPKGATKLTADLVIVFPIAFEVASGGAELNIPGLNPEDGEPATDLFGREPSTDPEEDDINRALGNLESMVLSVAYNNRLGLNGTFLFTAPLADGSPFSKEITLDVGEGDYELTISRDDIQDIMDTVPFTPNFSITVNEDVALPRLAGLDATITVKVVTDINESFSLGGED; encoded by the coding sequence ATGAAATTTATATCGAGATTAAGCGTACTGACTCTATCAGCATCTATCCTTGCCGTATCGTGCGGAGACTTCGTCTCCAACATCCAGGTGAAAGGATCGCCGACTTTTTATGCGCCGCTCGGCAGCACGAGTCTGGAGATATCAGAATACCTTTCCATTGCGGATATCCGGGAAATGATGGGCGCCGACAGCCCCGACGCGGAGCTTCAGGTATACGAATATCCGTTTGAGCGAGCGCTATCAGCGGATGACCCCGAAGATTTTGAACTTGAGCAGGACAATACCATGCGGTTCCTGGTTCATTATCCCCTGACTTCGATAGACCTGGACTTCGGCCAGTATCTTGCTGATTTGAATTTCGAAGACTCAATCGCAGCAGATATGCCCGAGCAATCCTTTACAGTGCCGGATATCACGGATCCCGATCCTCAGACGGTGGATTTTAACGCTCAACTGCTCGCAGTGTTGAATGCTATTCCTGCGGTTCCGGCGATTCCTGTTGTTCTTTCTGCTGGCACAGGAGAATTGCCCGTTGAACTGACTCTTCCGGGATTCGATACCGCTTCGTTTTCAGCCGGCGAAATGGTGTTGGATTTCTCAAGCGCTCCGTCTAATTTGACGCTGACCTCGGTGACATTGCAGAATGGAACAACAATCAAAGCCTCGGGAACCGGGTTGCCTGTCGCGCTTTCCGGTACCACCTCAGTGTCGATTCCTTTGATTGGAACGACAGATTTAGCCAATGAAGTGCGAATCGTTCTCGGTCTTAATGCTTCAGCGCCGACAACCGGTACGCTGCAATTCAGCCTGGCATTCGCCGACTCAACCCGCCTCGACGCCGCGACCGGCGTCTCGCTTGATCCGGTATCGGTTGAGATTCCCAACGTTTCCATTCCCGCGATAAACGACGCGACCTTTGTTCAAGCAGTCGTAGGAACCGGCTCGATCGATTTAACCATCGGGCCTTCATCCGGGACTGGAGTTATATCGGGATTTACCCGCGAACTTGATCTGGAAATCGCGCAGACCGGAGGATTAAGCACCTCGCTGGTAAACGACACTTCTGCGAATCCTTCTGTTCCATTGGCCGGCGAAATAATCAACGCTAACTCGATAAATCTGAGTGGCGAAATTACCCTTTCCGCAACAAATGCTAGTTTTAGCGGACTCGGAACTACCGGTTTGGTGTTTACTGTAGCAACCGATGTTGCTATCGATAGTTTCGCGACAGTAACGCTGCGTCCCGGCGCCGGATTCGAATTCGTTACAGAGGTGTCGCAGCCCATATCGGACGATATGAAGCAATGGGTATCTTCCGTCGCCTTTACAGAGGTCGGCCTCGACCTGACCTTTACGAACGGACTTCCTGCCGGGAATAATATCAGCCTTCAAATCGCTTCGAATGCATTCGGCATAAACGAAACCAATTCGATCGCGCCCTCGAATCCGCCGACTGGAGTCGAATATTCCTATACGAACGGCCCGTATTCGTTCATTCCCGGAAACTACGAAGATATCGACTTTACCTTCACCGTGACTCCTCCCGGTTATGTAGCTGCTACGGCTACGGATCCTGCGACGATGACTCTTGCAAATCTCACTCCCGGCGCGAGTTTCAGTTTCGCTCTCGACACCGCCGAGCTCGTGGCCGAGTGGACGAGCATCGTAATCGACCCCCAGGAAGGCTTTGCGGGCTCATACCCCGAAGAAGGCGGCGAGCCCTTGGACATGAGCTCCCTTACCGAATATCTGGGCGACGGCCTCGGCTTCGTCGACATCCCGATGTACTTTTACTTGAGCGGATTGAATAATCTTTCGGGAACCGCTCTTATTGCTTCTACCTACCTCGACGCTGATGGCGCCCCGCAGACCGCGAGCCACTACAACGGCACGATCGAGGATGTTCCGCCTCTCGCAATCGCCGCCGATGCCGATGGTCTGGTTACCTCTGTCCTTCCCGCTCCCAGCGCCTCTCTTACGGGCTTTGCTGGAGTATTAAACGCTTCCCCGTCGAATCTTGGATTCGAATACTCGATCGACGTAAACTCGATCACCTTGGACAAGGCCGATCTCTATGAAGCTGACGGTGTGACGCCAAAAGGCGCCACAAAGCTCACTGCCGACCTTGTCATCGTGTTCCCGATCGCGTTCGAGGTTGCTTCAGGCGGGGCTGAACTCAACATACCTGGTCTAAACCCTGAAGACGGCGAGCCTGCAACGGATCTGTTCGGACGCGAACCGTCGACCGACCCGGAAGAGGACGATATAAATCGGGCCCTCGGAAACCTCGAATCGATGGTATTGTCCGTCGCGTACAACAACCGGTTGGGATTGAACGGAACCTTCCTGTTCACGGCGCCTCTAGCCGACGGCTCTCCGTTCAGCAAGGAGATCACGCTCGACGTCGGCGAAGGGGATTATGAATTAACGATATCAAGGGATGATATCCAAGACATCATGGATACGGTTCCCTTTACGCCTAATTTCAGCATTACCGTTAACGAGGACGTGGCTTTGCCCCGGCTAGCCGGCCTGGACGCTACGATTACCGTGAAGGTTGTGACAGATATCAATGAGTCATTCAGCCTGGGAGGAGAGGACTAA
- a CDS encoding EAL domain-containing protein — MRIKTRLQILSISLVIFFTVGFLSLLVALVQTKFYSIEQSLARRDILRVIDSLASDQEALEVTVKDYAFWDDTYEFMEGKNPEFPGNNFSETSMKNLGVDFIAMYDPSGSLKYSLMHIPGAGLTSGSPCPEDVDACLCMKGIVENSSGVIRVDNTAYMASSSRIFRSDASGDSAGWLIMGTEIGESKVQSLRQRSSVYVDLVMTGPFLGESLDFSKYNRKAGLLEGRKDYWIEGSIDYYTENGGYVFSLFTRTQRILRIQTSEIMQNVVLMAGLFALFFIFLITHAFYYWIARPLGLIGNAVKKIEEENSLDGENSDYSGLEDGLEIDDVQDAKDEIGEIASAVKLMHERVIAAHKAVISAKNDLEKEVLERTSDLVKINGKLELFEKVLANTSEAVIITDLSGKIIDLNDAMCIMTGYRRDEILGKNSRIFKSDHHSPEFYQSMWESLLSSGCWEGEVWDRKKDGTVFPKWQTINTIYDEKRIPVNYVGISTDISVIKEAEAKLNRLAYYDPLTALPNRMLFADRLEHEIAVSKRNITCFAVLFVDLDRFKNVNDSMGHLAGDSLLVKVAERLREAIRDSDTLCRIGGDEFAIILQNLAAEENAGKIAGAIVQKLSACFEVMETEVYIGASVGIALYPKDGTDPETLLRKADGAMYLAKDAGKGLYRYASGEMELANKSRLEIEAKMHQALANNEFVLFYQPQTKTSEAIPGSPFGLVGVEALIRWIPEPNLIIPPGDFLPVAEESGFISPLGDWVLLQSCKDAKKWLDMGFPVQVSVNVAARQFDQGNFTERVRSTLATTGLPAELLKLEVTESGCMRNISQVTEIMCRIRELGVTFAIDDFGTGYCSLQYLHRLPVDCLKIDQSFVRSMDKKGNGADIVSAVISMARAFGLASIAEGVETFDQLEMLQTRGCEQIQGFLVSRPMHFEAFVKVLTAQKELCVQID; from the coding sequence ATGAGAATTAAAACACGGCTTCAAATTTTAAGCATTTCTCTGGTTATATTTTTCACTGTCGGTTTTTTATCGCTTTTAGTCGCGCTTGTTCAAACCAAATTCTACTCGATAGAGCAAAGCCTTGCCCGCAGAGACATTCTGCGCGTGATCGATTCCTTAGCGTCCGACCAGGAAGCGCTGGAAGTAACCGTCAAGGATTATGCCTTCTGGGATGATACGTACGAATTTATGGAAGGCAAAAATCCGGAATTTCCCGGAAACAATTTTTCTGAAACCAGCATGAAGAATCTGGGCGTGGATTTCATAGCGATGTACGACCCGTCTGGTTCGCTCAAATATTCATTAATGCATATTCCCGGCGCAGGATTGACCAGCGGATCGCCGTGTCCAGAAGACGTCGATGCGTGTTTGTGCATGAAAGGAATAGTCGAGAACTCGTCCGGAGTGATCCGAGTCGATAACACTGCGTATATGGCCTCGTCTTCGCGCATTTTTCGGTCCGACGCCTCGGGAGACAGCGCCGGATGGTTGATTATGGGAACGGAAATCGGCGAGTCGAAGGTTCAATCGCTGCGCCAGCGCAGTTCAGTCTACGTCGATCTTGTAATGACAGGGCCTTTCCTGGGCGAATCGTTAGATTTTTCTAAATACAACAGAAAAGCCGGTCTGCTTGAAGGGCGAAAGGACTACTGGATAGAAGGTTCAATCGATTATTACACCGAGAACGGCGGCTATGTTTTTTCGCTTTTTACCCGGACGCAACGGATTCTCCGGATTCAAACCAGCGAAATAATGCAAAATGTCGTTCTTATGGCCGGTTTATTCGCGTTGTTTTTCATTTTTCTCATAACTCACGCTTTTTACTATTGGATCGCTCGTCCGTTGGGGTTGATCGGAAACGCTGTAAAGAAAATCGAGGAAGAAAACAGTCTGGATGGGGAAAATTCTGATTATTCCGGTCTTGAAGACGGCCTTGAAATTGATGACGTGCAAGATGCGAAGGATGAAATCGGGGAGATTGCGTCGGCTGTAAAATTGATGCATGAACGGGTGATCGCGGCTCATAAGGCGGTTATTTCGGCGAAAAACGACCTTGAAAAGGAAGTGCTGGAACGGACCTCGGATCTCGTGAAAATAAACGGAAAGCTGGAACTGTTTGAAAAAGTTCTGGCAAACACCAGCGAAGCCGTAATTATCACCGATTTATCCGGGAAAATCATCGATTTGAACGACGCGATGTGCATCATGACGGGTTATCGAAGAGACGAGATTCTTGGAAAAAATTCGCGTATTTTCAAGTCTGATCATCATTCTCCTGAATTTTATCAGTCGATGTGGGAGTCTCTGCTTTCATCCGGATGCTGGGAAGGCGAGGTGTGGGACCGAAAGAAGGACGGCACTGTATTCCCGAAGTGGCAGACCATCAATACCATTTATGATGAAAAACGGATTCCGGTGAACTATGTCGGAATTTCCACAGATATCTCGGTAATTAAGGAAGCGGAAGCTAAACTTAACAGATTAGCGTATTACGACCCGTTAACGGCTCTTCCTAATAGAATGCTGTTCGCCGATCGGCTTGAGCATGAAATAGCGGTTTCGAAAAGAAATATCACTTGCTTTGCCGTGCTGTTCGTCGATCTTGACCGGTTTAAAAACGTGAACGACTCGATGGGCCATCTGGCCGGGGATTCTCTGCTCGTGAAGGTTGCCGAGCGGTTGCGCGAAGCGATACGCGATTCCGATACTCTGTGCAGGATCGGAGGCGACGAGTTCGCGATAATTTTGCAAAACCTCGCCGCCGAGGAAAACGCCGGAAAGATTGCCGGCGCGATCGTTCAAAAACTATCCGCGTGTTTCGAGGTGATGGAAACGGAGGTATATATCGGGGCCAGCGTCGGAATAGCGTTGTATCCGAAGGACGGAACTGATCCTGAAACCCTGCTCCGCAAGGCGGACGGCGCCATGTATCTTGCTAAAGACGCCGGCAAAGGCTTGTACCGCTACGCCTCGGGGGAAATGGAGCTGGCAAATAAAAGCCGTCTCGAGATTGAAGCAAAAATGCATCAGGCTCTTGCCAATAATGAATTCGTGTTGTTTTACCAGCCGCAGACGAAAACATCGGAGGCGATTCCGGGTTCTCCCTTCGGTCTGGTGGGCGTCGAGGCTCTGATTCGTTGGATTCCTGAACCTAATCTGATAATTCCGCCCGGCGATTTTCTTCCGGTCGCCGAGGAATCCGGCTTTATATCGCCGTTGGGCGACTGGGTCTTGTTGCAGTCGTGCAAAGACGCGAAGAAGTGGCTCGATATGGGCTTTCCTGTTCAGGTTTCAGTGAATGTGGCAGCGAGGCAGTTCGATCAGGGGAATTTTACCGAGCGCGTACGATCGACGCTTGCTACAACCGGCTTGCCGGCGGAACTATTAAAACTTGAGGTGACTGAATCGGGTTGCATGAGGAACATCAGCCAGGTTACAGAGATTATGTGCAGGATTCGGGAGCTGGGCGTCACTTTCGCAATCGACGATTTCGGAACCGGGTATTGCTCGCTGCAGTATTTGCATCGTCTTCCCGTCGATTGCCTGAAAATCGACCAATCCTTTGTCAGGTCGATGGACAAGAAGGGAAACGGCGCCGACATAGTATCTGCAGTGATCTCCATGGCCCGAGCCTTCGGCCTTGCGTCCATCGCAGAGGGCGTTGAAACCTTCGATCAGCTGGAGATGCTCCAAACGCGGGGTTGCGAGCAGATTCAGGGATTTCTGGTGTCCCGCCCCATGCACTTCGAGGCTTTTGTAAAAGTCCTGACAGCGCAAAAGGAATTATGTGTTCAAATAGATTAG
- the hcp gene encoding hydroxylamine reductase produces the protein MFCFQCEQTVGGKGCTVSGACGKKEDTANLQDALTGKLIALARSALEKGASVVTDDLIVDALFMTITNVNFDNADISALGAKIADETAKLKASAENSREIDMNTIWNSKDEDARSLKSLLLFGMRGMAAYAHHAAALGKRDPGVYSFFYKGLSALASNFDVPTLLDLNMEFGQANLKCMEILDAANTGTYGVPVPTKVTTNVEPGPFIVVTGHDLHDLKQLLEQTDGTGINVYTHGEMLPCHSYPELKKHPQLKGNFGTAWQNQQKEFDGVPAAFLFTTNCLMPPKASYSDRIFTTSVVGYPGMVHIDEKNGKKDFSAVIAKAKALGGYREARKMTGINGGDVLTTGFGHGTVLSVADKVVDAVKTGAIKHFFLVGGCDGAKPGRNYYTDFVQQTPKDSVILTLACGKFRFNDLDLGEIGGLPRIMDMGQCNDSYSAIKVALALADAFKCGVNELPLTLVLSWYEQKAVCVLLTLLSLGIKNIYLGPTLPAFVSSNVLKVLVEKWNVTPISTPEADLKKILG, from the coding sequence ATGTTCTGTTTTCAATGCGAACAAACTGTAGGGGGGAAGGGCTGCACGGTATCCGGAGCGTGCGGAAAAAAGGAAGATACTGCTAATCTTCAGGATGCGCTTACAGGCAAGCTTATCGCTCTCGCGCGATCCGCTCTTGAAAAAGGCGCTTCCGTGGTCACCGACGATTTGATCGTGGACGCTCTTTTCATGACCATCACCAATGTCAATTTCGACAATGCCGATATCAGCGCTCTTGGCGCGAAAATCGCCGATGAAACGGCGAAACTCAAGGCTTCAGCCGAAAACTCGCGCGAAATTGATATGAACACGATCTGGAATTCGAAGGATGAAGACGCGAGGAGCCTGAAATCCCTGTTGCTTTTCGGCATGAGGGGAATGGCGGCGTATGCTCATCACGCGGCGGCTCTGGGCAAGCGCGATCCGGGAGTCTATTCGTTCTTCTACAAAGGCCTTTCAGCCTTGGCTTCTAATTTCGACGTTCCGACGCTGCTGGATTTGAACATGGAGTTCGGTCAGGCGAACCTTAAGTGCATGGAAATCCTCGACGCCGCCAATACCGGAACGTACGGTGTTCCAGTGCCCACCAAGGTTACTACCAATGTAGAACCCGGTCCGTTCATCGTCGTGACTGGACATGATCTGCACGACCTGAAGCAGTTGTTGGAGCAGACCGACGGCACGGGCATAAACGTATATACGCACGGCGAAATGCTTCCCTGTCATTCGTATCCGGAACTGAAGAAGCATCCGCAGCTGAAGGGAAATTTCGGAACAGCCTGGCAGAATCAGCAAAAGGAATTCGACGGAGTTCCCGCAGCATTCCTTTTTACGACAAACTGTCTGATGCCGCCGAAGGCTTCTTATTCGGACCGGATTTTTACGACCAGCGTAGTCGGATATCCCGGAATGGTGCATATCGACGAAAAAAACGGGAAAAAGGATTTCTCCGCTGTCATCGCTAAGGCGAAAGCACTCGGCGGCTACAGGGAAGCGCGAAAGATGACCGGAATCAACGGCGGCGATGTGCTCACCACCGGCTTCGGCCACGGAACAGTTCTTTCGGTTGCTGACAAGGTTGTCGACGCGGTAAAAACCGGAGCGATCAAGCATTTCTTCCTGGTCGGCGGCTGCGACGGCGCGAAGCCCGGAAGAAACTACTATACGGATTTTGTACAGCAAACACCGAAGGATTCGGTGATTCTGACGCTTGCCTGCGGAAAGTTCCGCTTTAACGATCTTGATCTGGGAGAAATCGGCGGTTTGCCGAGAATTATGGATATGGGCCAGTGCAACGATTCGTACAGCGCGATCAAGGTTGCGCTCGCTCTTGCGGACGCGTTCAAGTGCGGAGTCAACGAGCTGCCCCTCACCCTGGTTCTTTCCTGGTATGAACAGAAGGCTGTGTGCGTTCTGCTTACGCTTCTCTCTCTGGGGATAAAAAACATCTACCTCGGACCGACCTTGCCTGCCTTCGTTTCCTCTAACGTCCTGAAGGTTCTGGTTGAAAAGTGGAATGTGACTCCCATTTCAACGCCGGAAGCGGACTTGAAGAAAATTCTCGGCTGA
- a CDS encoding class I SAM-dependent methyltransferase yields MDFYSGLAPYYDLIFPYDPVQESFLNHVLNPSSEWAGGIRDGKNPVQPNSFLDIGCATGTVLSMFTERFKRLVGIDLNERLLQLAAEKMYPGESGKVELLNGDMTALESLFPEDEFSFITCLGNTLVHLTDPGSVTGFLTQVGNILETEGVFVFQILNYDRIIAREIRGLPVILHDDVSFERYYSLPGPDGLISFDTILEDGEKELELQSSTLLNPLKKDKLLEMLHGSGFSHVSFYGDFTGSPWSPESFLTIGVCER; encoded by the coding sequence ATGGATTTTTATTCCGGACTTGCGCCTTATTATGATCTGATATTCCCGTATGATCCTGTTCAGGAATCATTCCTTAACCATGTGCTGAATCCTTCCTCCGAATGGGCCGGCGGAATTCGCGACGGTAAAAACCCGGTTCAGCCGAACTCCTTTCTCGACATCGGCTGCGCAACGGGAACCGTTCTCTCTATGTTCACAGAACGATTTAAACGCCTTGTCGGGATAGATCTCAACGAAAGGCTGCTTCAACTCGCGGCTGAAAAGATGTATCCAGGAGAAAGCGGTAAAGTAGAGCTGTTAAACGGCGATATGACAGCTCTTGAAAGCCTGTTCCCCGAAGACGAATTCAGCTTTATTACCTGTTTGGGCAATACTCTGGTTCATCTTACCGACCCTGGTTCCGTTACCGGCTTTCTCACGCAGGTCGGAAATATTCTGGAGACGGAGGGAGTCTTTGTTTTTCAGATACTCAATTACGACCGGATTATCGCCCGGGAAATTCGCGGTTTGCCGGTGATTCTTCATGACGACGTCAGCTTCGAGCGGTATTATTCGCTGCCTGGTCCTGACGGTCTCATTTCTTTCGATACCATACTTGAGGACGGCGAAAAAGAGCTGGAGCTGCAATCGTCGACGCTTCTGAATCCGCTGAAAAAAGACAAACTTTTGGAAATGCTTCACGGTTCAGGTTTCTCCCATGTGTCTTTTTATGGAGACTTTACCGGCAGCCCCTGGTCCCCTGAGTCGTTTTTGACCATCGGCGTGTGCGAAAGGTAG
- a CDS encoding tRNA-uridine aminocarboxypropyltransferase codes for MFKRCYRCYKPQKACLCDYIRPIDTGIKFVLLMHPKEAYQQKTGTGRLASQSLIDSEILIGIDFTDNARLNALLDSSGEGAAYQPFLLFPGEKAWHTEDPGFPDLLSGKKPLVIIVDATWFFAKKILRLSSNLHDLPTLSFRNSYRSQFEFKTQPAPECLSTIESAYYLIEEFKSNNLISAEVDPSGLMKVFHEMVRYQLACEQIRHEAMAAELYPELFQN; via the coding sequence ATGTTTAAGCGTTGTTATCGGTGCTACAAACCCCAAAAAGCCTGTTTATGCGACTATATTCGCCCGATCGATACCGGAATCAAGTTCGTATTGTTAATGCATCCGAAGGAAGCATATCAACAGAAAACCGGAACAGGGCGCTTGGCTTCCCAAAGTCTGATCGATTCGGAAATACTCATCGGCATCGATTTCACCGATAACGCGCGTCTGAACGCCTTGCTGGATTCTTCGGGAGAAGGGGCAGCATACCAGCCTTTTTTGCTTTTTCCCGGGGAGAAGGCATGGCACACGGAAGATCCGGGGTTTCCGGATTTGTTGAGCGGAAAAAAGCCGTTGGTCATCATCGTGGACGCAACATGGTTTTTCGCCAAAAAAATACTCAGGCTCAGTTCCAATCTTCATGATTTGCCGACGCTGTCGTTCAGAAACAGCTATCGCTCGCAATTCGAGTTTAAAACACAGCCGGCTCCGGAATGTCTTTCGACGATCGAATCGGCCTACTACCTCATAGAAGAGTTCAAATCGAATAATCTGATTTCAGCCGAAGTCGACCCGAGCGGTCTCATGAAGGTATTTCATGAGATGGTCCGATACCAGCTTGCATGCGAGCAGATCCGCCATGAGGCCATGGCGGCCGAGCTCTATCCGGAGTTATTTCAGAACTAA
- a CDS encoding DUF4139 domain-containing protein, which translates to MATGRKKIIPVLLGLYAGAFGFAQQPARYSDVDLPLRSVSLFSSGVAFFEHRGTVAGNAEIELFFSESEMDDVLKSLTVIDAGSVKPSVAYESGDTARRTLESLRIDLSDSPDFPEILNRLKGEEIEVQTSVAAKGMLVGVDRVFNGEDLEGRVLYPKETEIWITVSASGVLQRFSLSEIKGIVFTDPVVNADLATALGIIKNGYSQDRKSVRILLPGTTSRTVSVSYVVASPVWKTSWRLSLAKDSGFLQGWALADNTSAQDWTSVSLSFLNGRPASFIQPLYTPVYVERPVVPLSNAGTARPESHSSGFSPLYAERAAPSPVDEQRLYKSAKAAELEADEYAYGYPEAAPSVENTSYDAVRGDRPGTLFRFTTDGEITVPRHRSIMVPLVQGAIEVEQFSLFSGAEASARGLVHPRFGARLRNNAGMSLPAGPVVVLEDGLYAGDALLDFVPEKGEGVISWGDDLSVTGAVFKSETRTTRAARISGGVLTLLKTTEYRTEYALKNTDSRDRTVLLEHPVRAGAELAEPKMSDSRTDDEYRFKFQLPAGAEQSFVVVEQRPAEERIAIIRLTTDSLLSYAASGEFSAELRSALERAAALKRDYESAQNEVHTLETSRDRLFATQERIRQNLSATGADTAQGKDYLMRLAASEKDIDEAEAGIESAMKIAEAKKAKFENYLAALVLK; encoded by the coding sequence ATGGCAACAGGAAGAAAGAAAATAATACCGGTTTTACTTGGGCTGTACGCAGGGGCGTTCGGGTTTGCACAACAGCCCGCTCGGTACTCGGACGTCGATCTTCCTTTGAGGTCTGTATCGCTTTTTTCGTCCGGCGTGGCTTTTTTCGAACATCGGGGAACAGTCGCCGGAAATGCCGAAATCGAGCTCTTTTTCTCGGAATCCGAAATGGACGATGTGCTGAAATCGCTTACTGTGATCGACGCGGGGTCCGTGAAGCCGTCGGTCGCCTACGAAAGCGGAGACACGGCCCGAAGAACGCTGGAAAGTCTGCGGATTGATCTTTCCGATTCTCCCGATTTCCCGGAAATTCTGAATCGATTAAAGGGCGAGGAGATAGAGGTTCAGACGTCTGTCGCGGCGAAAGGCATGCTCGTCGGAGTCGACCGGGTTTTTAACGGGGAGGACCTTGAAGGCAGAGTTCTATACCCGAAAGAAACTGAAATATGGATCACTGTCTCGGCGTCCGGGGTTTTACAAAGGTTCTCGCTGTCCGAGATAAAGGGCATCGTATTTACAGATCCTGTCGTCAATGCAGATCTCGCAACCGCTCTCGGAATTATAAAAAACGGGTATTCGCAGGACAGAAAATCTGTGCGGATTCTTCTGCCCGGAACAACATCCCGGACAGTAAGCGTTTCATACGTCGTCGCCTCGCCGGTTTGGAAAACATCCTGGCGGCTGTCCCTCGCGAAAGATTCCGGATTTCTTCAGGGATGGGCTCTGGCCGATAATACGAGCGCTCAGGATTGGACTTCCGTGTCTCTTTCGTTTTTAAATGGAAGGCCGGCCTCCTTTATCCAACCATTATATACTCCCGTGTACGTCGAAAGACCGGTGGTTCCTCTTTCAAACGCGGGAACGGCAAGGCCCGAAAGCCATTCATCCGGTTTTTCTCCTTTGTATGCCGAGCGGGCCGCTCCGTCACCGGTTGATGAACAAAGGCTGTACAAATCCGCCAAAGCGGCAGAACTGGAGGCCGACGAATACGCATACGGCTATCCTGAAGCCGCTCCGTCGGTAGAGAATACGTCGTACGATGCTGTTAGAGGCGATAGGCCGGGCACTCTGTTCCGTTTTACTACCGACGGGGAAATTACCGTTCCCCGTCATAGAAGCATAATGGTTCCTCTGGTTCAGGGAGCGATAGAGGTCGAGCAATTTTCTCTCTTTTCCGGCGCCGAGGCCTCAGCTCGCGGACTTGTTCATCCGCGCTTCGGCGCAAGACTGCGAAACAATGCCGGCATGAGCCTTCCTGCAGGACCCGTCGTTGTTTTGGAAGACGGCCTTTATGCCGGCGACGCGTTATTGGATTTTGTTCCTGAAAAAGGCGAAGGCGTTATTTCATGGGGAGACGATCTTTCGGTAACGGGCGCGGTATTTAAAAGCGAAACCCGAACAACCAGGGCCGCGCGAATTTCCGGCGGCGTCTTAACACTGCTTAAAACAACCGAATATAGAACAGAATATGCGCTTAAGAACACAGATTCCCGGGACAGAACTGTTTTGCTTGAGCATCCGGTTCGCGCCGGTGCCGAATTGGCAGAGCCGAAGATGAGCGATAGCCGAACGGACGACGAGTATCGTTTCAAGTTTCAACTTCCCGCCGGCGCCGAACAATCATTTGTCGTGGTCGAACAGAGGCCGGCTGAAGAGCGAATTGCGATTATTCGGCTGACTACCGACAGTCTATTGAGTTATGCAGCCTCGGGAGAATTCTCGGCAGAGCTGCGTTCGGCGCTCGAAAGAGCGGCAGCCTTGAAGCGGGATTATGAATCGGCTCAAAACGAAGTCCATACTTTGGAAACCTCGAGAGACAGGCTTTTTGCGACTCAAGAGCGGATTCGCCAGAATTTGTCGGCAACGGGAGCTGATACCGCCCAGGGTAAAGACTATCTCATGCGTCTTGCCGCGAGCGAAAAAGACATAGACGAGGCAGAAGCCGGCATCGAAAGCGCGATGAAAATAGCAGAAGCGAAGAAAGCCAAATTCGAGAACTATTTAGCCGCGTTAGTTCTGAAATAA